The proteins below are encoded in one region of Paramisgurnus dabryanus chromosome 2, PD_genome_1.1, whole genome shotgun sequence:
- the LOC135783641 gene encoding CD48 antigen isoform X1 yields the protein MTSWRIAVIIFTVSIQQVWGGDEITGYAGQSVVLKSGVDTSWNLAKVEWSILKNTTYIATLRDGVLAENRFWRYKGRLELNNKTGDLTIKNVRIDDSMIYTVTLVNKSETREEKKFDLTVKEQLKKPNILQVFSSLKKGQCHFLLMCNASDENAKLSWTPLSGLDVYYISGYTDITKPILWMEFSGNRNVTLNCIASSGQQTESKQITVGCVEEIIMPEPHRSCSCASMVFWGILCTAAVIILCGLLYAKKDKLKAAWVDGPLHVFQCLFKC from the exons ATGACTTCATGGAGAATAGCTGTGATAATCTTTACTGTGAGTATTCAACAAG tgtggggtGGAGATGAAATAACCGGTTATGCTGGCCAATCAGTTGTCTTAAAATCTGGCGTGGACACATCATGGAACCTCGCCAAAGTTGAATGGTCCatcttaaaaaatacaacatataTAGCAACTCTGAGAGATGGCGTGTTGGCAGAAAACAGGTTTTGGAGATACAAGGGGCGCCTTGAGCTCAACAATAAAACAGGAGATTTAACTATTAAAAATGTGAGAATAGATGACAGCATGATATACACTGTGACCCTGGTAAACAAAAGTGAAACGCGGGAAGAGAAAAAATTTGATCTAACAGTCAAAG AACAACTCAAAAAGCCAAATATCTTACAAGTGTTCAGTTCCCTCAAGAAGGGGCAATGTCACTTCCTACTTATGTGTAATGCATCTGATGAAAATGCCAAGTTGTCCTGGACGCCTTTGAGTGGGCTCGATGTATACTATATTTCAGGATACACAGACATCACCAAGCCTATTCTTTGGATGGAATTCAGTGGCAACAGAAATGTGACCCTAAATTGCATTGCCTCCAGTGGTCAACAGACTGAGTCCAAGCAAATAACAGTGGGATGTGTAG AGGAGATCATAATGCCAGAACCTCACCGTTCATGCAGTTGTGCTTCCATGGTTTTTTGGGGGATTTTGTGTACAGCTGCTGTGATTATTCTCTGTGGTTTACTATATGCTAAAAAAG ATAAGTTGAAAGCTGCCTGGGTTGATGGTCCTCTCCATGTCTTTCAGTGTCTATTCAAATGTTAA
- the LOC135783641 gene encoding uncharacterized protein isoform X2: MTSWRIAVIIFTVSIQQVWGGDEITGYAGQSVVLKSGVDTSWNLAKVEWSILKNTTYIATLRDGVLAENRFWRYKGRLELNNKTGDLTIKNVRIDDSMIYTVTLVNKSETREEKKFDLTVKGYTDITKPILWMEFSGNRNVTLNCIASSGQQTESKQITVGCVEEIIMPEPHRSCSCASMVFWGILCTAAVIILCGLLYAKKDKLKAAWVDGPLHVFQCLFKC, translated from the exons ATGACTTCATGGAGAATAGCTGTGATAATCTTTACTGTGAGTATTCAACAAG tgtggggtGGAGATGAAATAACCGGTTATGCTGGCCAATCAGTTGTCTTAAAATCTGGCGTGGACACATCATGGAACCTCGCCAAAGTTGAATGGTCCatcttaaaaaatacaacatataTAGCAACTCTGAGAGATGGCGTGTTGGCAGAAAACAGGTTTTGGAGATACAAGGGGCGCCTTGAGCTCAACAATAAAACAGGAGATTTAACTATTAAAAATGTGAGAATAGATGACAGCATGATATACACTGTGACCCTGGTAAACAAAAGTGAAACGCGGGAAGAGAAAAAATTTGATCTAACAGTCAAAG GATACACAGACATCACCAAGCCTATTCTTTGGATGGAATTCAGTGGCAACAGAAATGTGACCCTAAATTGCATTGCCTCCAGTGGTCAACAGACTGAGTCCAAGCAAATAACAGTGGGATGTGTAG AGGAGATCATAATGCCAGAACCTCACCGTTCATGCAGTTGTGCTTCCATGGTTTTTTGGGGGATTTTGTGTACAGCTGCTGTGATTATTCTCTGTGGTTTACTATATGCTAAAAAAG ATAAGTTGAAAGCTGCCTGGGTTGATGGTCCTCTCCATGTCTTTCAGTGTCTATTCAAATGTTAA